Proteins encoded together in one Lepus europaeus isolate LE1 chromosome 13, mLepTim1.pri, whole genome shotgun sequence window:
- the IL18R1 gene encoding interleukin-18 receptor 1, with amino-acid sequence MCQRELPLTILLLVLVHTAETCTLRSHITAVEGEPFYLKFCLSSSEQKSEPSTIRWYKSGESHGRVGLNTSSSPRISVHDFSLEFWPIELDDRGTYFFQMGNNTREWKLNVIRRNKNSCFTEKRVTSKSVEVQKALIISCTNSYYQRLINRTTLYKDCEKIAERDTNPLLQKNAEFKDQGYYSCVFSIHHNGKEFNIIKTFNITIVGDNNNIMPALLGPKLNHVEVELGKDVQLNCSALLNEKDQLYWNFWRENGSDPNVHEEEGMRTRTSEGKWYASKILRVENVNENNLNFSYNCTAVSEGGIDTKSYILLRKAPGADIPGHVFTGGMIVAVSISVVVVCLVIVGVIYRVDLVLLYRRFMGRDETLTDGKTYDAFVSYLKECRPEDGEEYTFAVEILPRVLEKHFGYKLCIFERDVMPGGAVVDEIHSLIEKSRRLIIVLSKRYMCDRVRYELESGLHEALVERKIKIILIEFTPVSDLTFLPQSLTLLKSHRFLKWKADKSLSYNSRFWKNLLYLMPAKTVKPAAGDSEIMPVLSAP; translated from the exons AAACTTGCACTTTACGATCTCACATTACTGCAGTGGAAGGGGAACCCTTCTATTTGAAATTTTGCTTATCTTCATCTGAGCAAAAGAGCGAACCAAGCACTATAAGATGGTACAAAAGTGGCGAGTCACATGGACGTGTTGGGCTAAACACAAGCAGTTCACCCAGAATTTCTGTGCATGATTTTTCTTTGGAGTTTTGGCCAATTGAGTTGGATGACAGAGGAACTTACTTTTTCCAGATGGG AAATAATACTCGGGAATGGAAATTAAACGTCATCAGAAGAAATAAGAACAGCTGCTTTACTGAAAAACGAGTAACTAGTAAAAGTGTAGAAGTTCAAAAAGCTTTGATTATATCCTGTACAAACAGTTACTATCAAAGACTCATTAACAGAACAACACTATATAAG GACTGTGAAAAGATAGCTGAGAGAGATACAAACCCATTGCTACAGAAGAATGCTGAGTTTAAAGATCAGGGTTATTACTCCTGTGTGTTTTCCATTCATCATAATGGAAAAGAATTTAACATCATCAAGACCTTCAATATAACAATAGTTGGAG ATAACAATAATATAATGCCAGCTCTTCTTGGACCAAAGCTTAACCATGTTGAAGTGGAATTAG GAAAAGATGTACAGCTCAACTGCTCTGCTCTGCTGAATGAAAAGGATCAGCTTTATTGGAACTTCTGGAGAGAAAATGGATCAGACCCCAATGTACACGAAGAGGAAGGAATGAGAACTAG GACTTCAGAAGGCAAATGGTATGCTTCAAAGATATTGAGAGTTGAGAATGTCAACGAAAACAATCTAAATTTCTCATATAATTGCACTGCGGTCAGCGAAGGAGGCATAGACACAAAGAGCTACATCTTGTTGAGAAAAG CACCTGGGGCAGATATCCCGGGCCATGTCTTCACTGGAGGAATGATCGTAGCCGTTTCAATCTCAGTAGTAGTCGTGTGCCTTGTGATCGTGGGTGTCATTTATAGAGTGGACTTGGTTCTGCTGTATAGACGTTTCATGGGAAGAGATGAAACATTAACAG ATGGAAAAACATACGATGCTTTTGTGTCTTACCTAAAAGAATGTCGACCCGAAGATGGAGAGGAATACACATTTGCTGTGGAGATTTTGCCCAGGGTGTTGGAGAAACATTTTGGGTATAAGTtatgtatatttgaaagggaTGTCATGCCTGGAGGAG CTGTTGTTGATGAGATCCACTCATTGATAGAAAAGAGCCGAAGACTCATCATTGTCTTAAGTAAAAGATACATGTGTGATAGAGTGAGATATGAACTTGAAAGTGGACTCCACGAAGCATTGGtggaaaggaaaattaaaataatcttaatcGAATTTACACCTGTTAGTGACTTGACATTCTTGCCTCAGTCACTAACGCTTTTGAAATCCCACAGATTTCTGAAGTGGAAGGCTGATAAGTCTCTTTCTTATAACTCAAGATTCTGGAAAAATCTTCTTTACTTAATGCCTGCAAAAACAGTCAAGCCAGCTGCAGGTGACTCGGAAATCATGCCTGTTCTCTCAGCACCTTGA